The following are from one region of the Simiduia agarivorans SA1 = DSM 21679 genome:
- a CDS encoding cupin-like domain-containing protein, producing MQYPAHIPPVKRVRLANAAELPRIIAAADGPLVFENLLQGELIDAGRAGGLANYLKPFNAARETVFFRLQPQAQGRIFYQDDFSGFNFSREQADFLGLLDALERQLPAVDGCYVGSSSIDYFLPGLKSTLGLAVPADEPLISLWLGGKTRVAAHFDLPENLACVVAGRRRFTLFPPDQVANLYPGPLEFTPAGQPISLVDFYQPDFHTFPRYREALASAQVAELSAGDALYLPGMWWHQVEGLDGFNVLLNYWWRSTPVWTGLPQDAISHALLTMGSLPAAERAAWAEVFNYYVVNRETTAAGMPERARGMLADLTPARARQLAAHLMQKLQRLL from the coding sequence ATGCAATACCCTGCGCATATACCGCCGGTCAAACGGGTGCGCCTGGCCAACGCGGCGGAATTACCCCGTATCATTGCCGCGGCCGATGGCCCCTTGGTGTTTGAGAACCTGCTGCAAGGTGAGCTGATTGACGCCGGGCGAGCAGGCGGCTTGGCCAATTATCTCAAGCCCTTCAATGCAGCACGGGAAACGGTATTTTTCCGTCTGCAGCCACAGGCACAGGGGCGGATTTTTTATCAGGACGATTTCTCCGGTTTCAATTTTTCCCGCGAGCAGGCCGACTTCCTCGGCTTGCTCGACGCGTTGGAGCGGCAATTACCGGCAGTGGACGGCTGTTATGTGGGATCGTCATCCATCGATTATTTTCTGCCCGGCCTTAAATCCACGTTGGGGCTGGCGGTGCCCGCCGATGAACCGTTGATCTCATTGTGGCTGGGTGGCAAAACCCGCGTGGCGGCACACTTTGATCTGCCGGAAAATCTTGCCTGCGTGGTGGCAGGGCGCCGGCGCTTTACCCTGTTTCCGCCCGATCAGGTGGCGAATTTGTATCCGGGGCCGCTGGAATTTACGCCTGCGGGGCAACCCATCAGCCTGGTGGATTTTTATCAGCCGGATTTCCATACGTTCCCACGCTACCGCGAGGCGCTGGCCAGCGCACAAGTGGCTGAACTGAGCGCCGGCGATGCCTTGTATTTACCGGGCATGTGGTGGCATCAGGTAGAAGGTCTGGACGGATTCAATGTGCTGTTGAATTACTGGTGGCGCTCAACCCCTGTCTGGACCGGTTTGCCGCAGGATGCCATCAGTCATGCGTTGCTCACCATGGGCAGCTTACCCGCGGCGGAACGCGCCGCCTGGGCCGAGGTGTTCAACTATTATGTGGTCAATCGGGAAACCACGGCGGCGGGTATGCCCGAACGGGCGCGTGGCATGCTGGCGGATCTGACCCCTGCGCGCGCCAGGCAACTGGCCGCGCACCTGATGCAGAAATTGCAACGGTTGCTGTAA
- a CDS encoding tryptophan halogenase family protein, whose product MKKPIRKVVIAGGGTAGWMTAAALAKLMGKNLDITLVESEQIGTIGVGEATIPTLVFFNRLLGIDEAEFLAATQGTYKLGIRFENWRDVGKDYLHAFGVTGKDCWACGFQHFWLKGRELGLASDFGDYCLERRAAETHKFSHLPNNGLNYAFHIDASRYAKYLRGFAEHFGARRVEGKINRVAVHPDSGYIQSLTLDNGQTVEGDFFIDCTGMRALLIEKALHTGYESWTHWLPCDSAVAVQTAKVQEPIPYTRSIAHDTGWQWRIPLQTRVGNGYVYASSFEDDVHARERLLGNIEGEQLTDPLLIKFQTGRRRKQWHKNCLAVGLSSGFLEPLESTSIHLIQQNIVRFLRFFPQQGILDSEVDEFNRQADFEMERIRDFIILHYKVTERTDSEFWRHCRNMAIPDTLANKIDVFRETGHVFREGSELFVDSWQQVMLGQGLTPERYHPLVDTMSQQELADFLSQVKAQVDQTVDKLQSHNAYLAQFTANAKPPM is encoded by the coding sequence ATGAAAAAACCGATTCGAAAAGTGGTGATTGCCGGCGGCGGTACGGCGGGATGGATGACGGCGGCCGCGCTCGCGAAACTGATGGGTAAAAATCTCGACATCACACTGGTGGAGTCTGAGCAGATCGGCACCATCGGTGTGGGTGAAGCCACCATACCCACGCTGGTTTTTTTCAACCGGCTGTTGGGGATTGACGAAGCGGAATTTCTGGCGGCCACCCAAGGCACCTACAAACTGGGTATCCGGTTTGAGAACTGGCGCGATGTGGGCAAGGACTATTTGCATGCCTTTGGCGTGACCGGCAAAGACTGCTGGGCCTGCGGTTTTCAACATTTCTGGCTGAAGGGCCGGGAGTTGGGGCTGGCATCGGACTTTGGCGACTATTGTCTGGAACGGCGCGCGGCGGAAACCCACAAGTTCAGCCATCTGCCTAACAACGGCCTGAACTATGCGTTTCACATTGATGCCAGTCGTTATGCAAAATACCTGCGTGGCTTTGCCGAGCATTTTGGTGCGCGCAGGGTTGAGGGAAAAATCAACCGCGTAGCGGTGCATCCCGACAGCGGCTACATTCAGTCGCTCACCTTGGACAATGGCCAGACGGTTGAGGGCGATTTTTTTATCGACTGCACCGGCATGCGCGCCTTGTTGATAGAAAAGGCACTGCACACGGGTTATGAATCCTGGACCCATTGGTTGCCCTGCGACAGCGCGGTGGCCGTGCAAACCGCGAAGGTGCAGGAGCCGATTCCCTATACCCGCTCCATTGCCCACGATACCGGTTGGCAATGGCGCATTCCGCTGCAAACCCGGGTGGGCAACGGCTATGTCTACGCCAGCAGCTTTGAGGATGACGTTCATGCCCGTGAGCGCTTGTTGGGCAACATTGAAGGTGAGCAGCTCACCGACCCATTACTGATTAAATTCCAGACCGGCCGGCGTCGCAAGCAGTGGCACAAAAACTGTCTGGCGGTGGGCCTCAGTAGTGGGTTTCTGGAACCCCTGGAGTCCACCAGCATTCATCTGATTCAACAAAATATTGTGCGTTTTCTGCGCTTCTTCCCGCAGCAGGGCATTCTGGATTCGGAAGTGGACGAGTTCAATCGCCAGGCGGATTTCGAAATGGAGCGCATCCGCGACTTCATTATTCTGCATTACAAAGTCACCGAACGAACCGACAGTGAATTCTGGCGCCATTGCCGGAACATGGCGATCCCCGACACGCTGGCGAACAAAATTGACGTATTCCGAGAAACCGGTCACGTATTCCGTGAAGGCTCGGAATTGTTTGTGGACTCCTGGCAGCAGGTGATGCTGGGGCAGGGGCTGACGCCAGAGCGTTACCACCCGCTGGTGGACACCATGAGTCAACAGGAGCTGGCGGATTTTCTGTCCCAGGTTAAAGCCCAAGTGGATCAGACAGTGGATAAGCTGCAATCCCACAATGCCTACCTGGCGCAATTTACCGCCAATGCCAAGCCGCCGATGTAG